One genomic segment of Marinitoga piezophila KA3 includes these proteins:
- a CDS encoding HD-GYP domain-containing protein: MINCLMKEMKIVGLQIKQEVYGEKNEKAITIDDNIKIYTEIEIKDLEKILTLKNMFYNISQDKAEEIFSTKCHNKNILESVNLITENFKLESILKSIEETIRNLLNSDGAAILLYNEEKDVLNFYVTSGGASGKIETIDVPIDDSIAGECFLKKETIIINDTTKSKKHFKKTDEKSKYHTRNLIATPLFFENEVIGVLEAVNKKKGKYTDQDKEIMEIFSSLISNKLKNSKVYDDLSSTIKGLIQAVATAIDLRDNYTHTHSKNVSVLAVEIAKKLGYNDSFIEELEIAGLLHDVGKIGIPDNILNKPSKLTDEEYEIIKSHTIIGANLLSDIDFLSKNIPLGALEHHEKNDGSGYPTGKKGNEISLFGKILAVVDIYDALTAKRIYKEPWPKEKVLKILEKDCPKKFDCEIVEALKETVMA, encoded by the coding sequence ATGATCAACTGTTTAATGAAAGAAATGAAAATTGTAGGACTACAAATAAAACAAGAAGTATATGGAGAAAAAAATGAAAAAGCTATAACCATAGATGATAATATAAAAATATATACAGAAATAGAAATAAAAGATTTAGAAAAAATTTTAACTTTGAAAAATATGTTTTATAATATTTCTCAAGATAAAGCTGAAGAAATATTTAGTACAAAATGTCATAATAAAAATATTTTGGAATCTGTTAATCTAATTACTGAAAACTTTAAATTAGAAAGCATATTAAAATCAATAGAAGAAACTATAAGGAATCTCTTAAACTCAGATGGAGCAGCTATATTATTGTATAATGAAGAAAAAGATGTCTTAAATTTCTATGTAACTTCTGGTGGCGCAAGTGGTAAAATTGAAACCATTGACGTTCCAATAGATGATTCAATAGCCGGAGAATGTTTTTTAAAGAAAGAAACAATTATAATTAATGACACAACCAAAAGCAAAAAACATTTTAAAAAAACAGATGAAAAATCAAAATATCATACAAGAAACTTAATTGCAACACCATTATTTTTTGAAAACGAAGTAATAGGAGTTTTAGAAGCTGTAAATAAGAAAAAAGGGAAATATACAGATCAAGATAAAGAAATTATGGAAATATTTTCATCATTAATATCAAATAAGTTAAAAAACTCAAAAGTATATGATGATTTAAGTAGCACAATAAAAGGATTAATTCAGGCTGTTGCAACTGCAATTGATTTGAGGGATAATTATACCCATACACATTCAAAAAATGTTTCTGTTTTGGCAGTTGAAATAGCTAAAAAGCTTGGATATAATGACTCATTTATTGAAGAGCTTGAAATTGCTGGATTATTACATGATGTTGGAAAAATTGGAATTCCGGATAATATTTTAAATAAACCATCTAAATTAACAGATGAAGAGTATGAAATTATAAAATCTCACACAATAATAGGTGCCAATCTATTATCTGATATAGACTTTTTATCTAAAAATATACCTTTAGGAGCACTGGAACATCATGAAAAAAATGATGGAAGTGGTTATCCAACTGGTAAGAAAGGTAATGAAATTTCGTTATTTGGTAAAATATTAGCTGTAGTTGATATATATGACGCATTAACAGCAAAAAGAATATATAAAGAACCATGGCCTAAAGAAAAGGTATTAAAAATCTTAGAAAAAGATTGTCCAAAAAAATTTGATTGTGAAATAGTAGAAGCTTTAAAAGAAACTGTAATGGCATAA
- the dnaX gene encoding DNA polymerase III subunit gamma/tau: protein MITLYRKYRPLTFDELIGQEHIKKYFKNTVRNNEFSHAYIFSGPRGTGKTTTARILSKILNCSNPVDDNPCNKCDNCIAINEGRFMDVIELDAASNRGIDEIRKIRDSANFRPVHGKYKVYIIDEFHMLTKEAFNALLKTLEEPPEHVIFILATTNLEKVPETIVSRAQVLQFKNITEKDLKKHIISIAEKENKKITEEAAGIIAKKAKGGVRDSLSLLEQVLKFSSEEVITEQIVIDVLGLFDKSILDKFINAILKGDSELLLQISREIFEEGKEIEVFLEEVLEYILDEKIEDKKRLNIYIKLTRKLSDLLKELKYSENKKILFDIHILNIGYELNMKTEVKDEKVEILDHDETRDVITEDSKINKVLNILLNSKEKMDLSMYFALKHAEITESEDYIKIEFNENNLLEYQILKLKATKLELLLSNESKHLIKIDIIYKGNENSEAKKNNIIKLF from the coding sequence ATGATAACCTTGTATAGGAAATATAGACCTTTAACCTTTGATGAGCTAATAGGTCAGGAACATATAAAAAAATATTTCAAAAATACAGTGCGTAATAATGAATTTTCACATGCATATATATTCTCTGGTCCAAGGGGAACTGGAAAAACAACTACAGCACGTATTCTTAGTAAAATTTTAAATTGTTCAAATCCGGTTGATGATAATCCGTGTAATAAATGTGATAATTGTATAGCCATAAATGAAGGAAGATTTATGGATGTTATAGAGCTTGATGCGGCTTCAAATAGAGGGATAGATGAAATTAGAAAAATAAGAGATTCAGCTAATTTTAGGCCTGTCCATGGAAAATATAAAGTATATATTATAGATGAATTTCATATGCTTACTAAAGAAGCTTTTAATGCGTTATTGAAAACTTTAGAAGAACCACCGGAACATGTAATATTTATTTTAGCTACAACAAATCTTGAAAAAGTTCCTGAAACTATTGTTTCGAGAGCTCAAGTATTGCAGTTTAAAAATATCACAGAAAAAGATTTAAAAAAACATATAATTTCAATAGCAGAAAAAGAAAATAAAAAAATTACAGAAGAAGCGGCAGGGATTATAGCTAAAAAAGCAAAGGGTGGAGTTAGGGATTCTTTATCACTGCTTGAACAAGTATTAAAATTTTCATCTGAAGAAGTAATAACTGAGCAGATTGTGATAGATGTTTTAGGATTATTTGATAAAAGTATTTTGGATAAATTCATAAATGCAATATTAAAAGGTGATTCTGAATTATTACTTCAAATATCTCGAGAGATATTTGAAGAAGGAAAAGAAATAGAGGTATTTCTTGAAGAAGTACTTGAATATATTTTAGATGAAAAGATTGAAGATAAAAAGAGATTAAATATCTATATAAAACTAACCAGAAAACTTTCAGATTTATTAAAAGAATTAAAATATTCAGAGAATAAAAAAATCTTATTTGATATACATATTTTAAATATTGGATATGAATTAAATATGAAAACAGAAGTTAAAGATGAAAAAGTTGAAATTTTGGATCACGATGAAACAAGAGATGTAATTACAGAAGATTCAAAAATAAATAAAGTGTTAAATATATTATTAAATTCAAAGGAAAAAATGGATCTTTCCATGTATTTTGCTTTAAAACATGCTGAAATAACAGAATCGGAAGATTATATAAAAATAGAGTTTAACGAAAACAATTTATTGGAATATCAAATTTTAAAATTAAAAGCAACAAAATTGGAATTATTGCTTTCAAATGAATCAAAACATTTAATAAAAATTGATATTATATATAAAGGAAATGAAAATAGCGAAGCTAAAAAAAATAACATTATAAAACTCTTTTAA
- a CDS encoding glycosyltransferase: MKKGLISACIMAKNEEQNITRCLESIKDFCDEIIFVDTGSTDNTVEIAKKYTDKIYFFPWNGNFSDARNETLKYATSEWVFIVDADEEASEKLKNNIRSFLENLEKDIVAVYIPTINYMDFDKKTTEIASTARFFRNGKVKYENIVHNQPIYKGKQVKVDFPLYHYGYIWTRLRRKQKTERTLALIEKYLKENPNDIYYLIQYMKTLSIANKYIEKMKIGKKVAEMLSEKLRKGNYKPIPMEVEFMFLWGVELMNKGYWEDAIKWFNIGTKWNLDCYYGLMNVYYNKRDWKNLKQVSLEFIKYLNIFENRKSEITWSMQSLFKKNEGIIYLALSKIKESDFNKIEKIIEEIDYQKNTNKILTLLEITFDTFISAKTMKEKEIILYILEKLIEGIPNNIQYYPENHIKWIKRIKTFFDNLKNDPYEFLIFLVENFENEKNIVGLLLSYGDNLFELRDYEKVLKTFLKIRRLRREASDKEKGVIELLIGDALVKMGRFNEAKNKYKKAVEFEKSLAKFVQVLIEDILTQMNPEEIIPAYIDLRDEMNQKIEMIFELKSFNKNELSIYDYYLGKVFIPLKFNYALKISYNKEFDEAYEKILLQIFDSIKDNKKFKAFIGLRLYHYYRKNKKFKNAKKYLLSALELNPIIADLKGGHYNYTGFYYEKNIEETEDKIIDVVNLGEIMSLLPVVNPVRCWYESENKGIFYVSPQPEYNSIYALDKFLKKFTNYFDTIFQNPLNSNELKYNISRAIKGKTLEINTKEKIFVGERITIENNEYIEDRKIKEIYDSIIYLNPEYSRNIFEDIKYLKEKFKENLILVFNLDKNLLDRDPRVLNIINIMKLDKFIETIGKPYESKIIADKYLYIHYKK; the protein is encoded by the coding sequence ATGAAAAAAGGATTAATAAGTGCATGTATAATGGCAAAAAACGAAGAACAAAATATTACCAGATGTCTTGAAAGTATAAAAGATTTTTGTGATGAGATAATATTTGTAGATACTGGCTCAACAGATAATACAGTTGAAATAGCAAAAAAATACACAGATAAAATATATTTCTTTCCATGGAATGGTAATTTTTCTGATGCAAGAAATGAAACTTTGAAATATGCTACATCAGAATGGGTGTTTATAGTAGATGCAGATGAAGAAGCTTCTGAAAAGTTAAAAAATAACATAAGAAGTTTTTTGGAAAACTTAGAAAAAGATATTGTAGCTGTATATATACCTACAATTAATTATATGGATTTTGATAAAAAAACTACGGAAATAGCAAGTACAGCAAGATTTTTCAGAAATGGAAAAGTGAAATATGAAAATATAGTACATAATCAACCAATTTATAAAGGAAAACAGGTAAAAGTCGATTTCCCATTATATCATTATGGTTATATATGGACTAGATTAAGAAGAAAACAAAAAACAGAAAGAACTTTAGCTCTAATTGAAAAATATCTTAAAGAAAATCCAAATGATATATACTACTTAATACAATACATGAAAACACTTTCCATTGCCAATAAATATATTGAAAAAATGAAAATAGGAAAAAAAGTGGCAGAAATGCTATCTGAAAAATTAAGAAAAGGAAATTATAAACCAATTCCCATGGAAGTAGAGTTTATGTTTCTATGGGGAGTAGAATTAATGAATAAAGGGTATTGGGAAGATGCGATAAAATGGTTTAATATTGGAACCAAATGGAATCTGGATTGTTATTATGGTCTGATGAATGTTTATTATAATAAAAGGGATTGGAAAAATTTAAAGCAAGTTTCTTTAGAATTTATAAAATACTTAAATATTTTTGAAAATAGAAAAAGTGAAATAACCTGGTCAATGCAGTCATTATTTAAGAAAAACGAAGGAATTATATACTTAGCTTTATCTAAAATAAAAGAAAGTGATTTTAATAAAATAGAAAAAATTATAGAAGAAATAGATTATCAAAAAAATACAAACAAAATTTTGACGTTATTGGAAATTACGTTTGACACCTTCATATCTGCAAAAACTATGAAAGAAAAGGAAATAATATTATATATACTTGAAAAATTAATAGAGGGAATTCCCAATAACATTCAATACTATCCTGAAAATCATATTAAATGGATAAAAAGAATAAAAACATTTTTTGATAATCTAAAAAATGATCCATATGAATTTTTGATATTTTTAGTTGAAAATTTTGAAAATGAAAAAAATATAGTAGGGTTACTCCTTTCATATGGAGACAATTTATTTGAACTAAGGGATTATGAAAAAGTATTAAAAACATTTTTAAAAATTAGAAGATTGAGACGTGAAGCATCTGACAAAGAAAAAGGTGTGATAGAATTATTAATTGGTGATGCTCTTGTAAAGATGGGAAGGTTTAATGAAGCGAAAAATAAATACAAAAAAGCTGTAGAATTTGAAAAATCATTGGCAAAATTTGTGCAGGTTTTAATAGAAGATATATTAACTCAAATGAATCCAGAAGAAATAATTCCAGCATATATAGATTTAAGAGATGAAATGAATCAAAAAATAGAAATGATATTTGAATTAAAAAGTTTCAATAAAAATGAATTATCCATATATGATTATTATCTTGGAAAAGTGTTTATACCTTTAAAATTTAATTATGCACTAAAAATTAGTTATAACAAAGAATTTGATGAAGCCTACGAAAAAATACTATTACAAATTTTTGATTCTATAAAAGATAATAAAAAATTTAAAGCTTTTATAGGATTAAGACTATATCATTATTATAGAAAAAATAAAAAATTTAAAAATGCAAAAAAATATCTACTTAGTGCATTGGAATTAAATCCTATAATTGCTGATTTAAAAGGAGGTCATTATAATTATACAGGTTTCTATTATGAGAAAAATATAGAAGAAACAGAAGATAAAATTATTGATGTAGTAAATCTTGGTGAAATAATGTCATTATTACCTGTGGTTAATCCGGTTAGATGTTGGTATGAATCAGAAAATAAAGGTATTTTTTATGTTTCTCCTCAACCAGAATACAATTCTATTTATGCGCTTGACAAATTCTTAAAGAAATTTACAAATTATTTTGATACAATTTTTCAGAATCCGCTCAATTCTAATGAATTAAAATATAATATTTCCAGAGCTATCAAAGGAAAAACTCTTGAAATAAATACAAAAGAAAAAATATTTGTTGGTGAAAGAATAACAATAGAAAACAATGAATATATAGAAGATAGAAAGATAAAAGAGATATATGATAGTATCATATATTTAAATCCGGAATATTCAAGAAATATATTTGAAGATATAAAATATTTAAAAGAAAAATTTAAAGAAAATTTGATACTTGTATTCAATCTTGATAAAAATCTATTAGATCGAGATCCGCGTGTTTTAAACATAATAAATATAATGAAATTAGATAAATTTATCGAAACAATTGGTAAACCATATGAATCAAAAATAATAGCTGATAAATACCTTTATATTCATTATAAAAAATGA
- the frr gene encoding ribosome recycling factor, translated as MDKTVKHLEDEYKKLRTGRPSPAMFEEIMVDYYGTPTPINQTATLTVGEDRTVVITPWDKSLCAKIEKAINAANLGMMASTDGNVVRVKFPNPTVEDRKKWVKHAKELAEEFKIALRNIRREDMKIVKEKQKNGEIPEDDARKLEDEIQKILKEHEGKIDEVFHKKEKEIMDS; from the coding sequence ATGGATAAAACAGTAAAACATCTTGAAGATGAATATAAAAAATTAAGAACAGGAAGACCTTCTCCTGCTATGTTTGAAGAAATAATGGTTGACTATTATGGAACTCCTACGCCAATAAATCAAACTGCGACATTAACAGTTGGGGAAGATAGAACAGTTGTAATTACTCCATGGGATAAGAGTTTGTGTGCAAAAATTGAAAAAGCCATAAATGCAGCGAATTTAGGTATGATGGCATCTACAGATGGAAATGTCGTAAGAGTTAAATTTCCAAATCCAACTGTAGAAGATAGAAAAAAATGGGTAAAACATGCTAAAGAATTGGCAGAAGAATTTAAAATCGCATTAAGGAATATAAGAAGAGAAGATATGAAAATAGTAAAAGAAAAACAGAAAAATGGAGAAATTCCAGAAGATGATGCAAGGAAATTAGAAGATGAAATACAAAAAATATTAAAAGAACATGAAGGAAAAATAGATGAAGTATTCCATAAAAAAGAAAAGGAGATAATGGACTCTTGA
- a CDS encoding isoprenyl transferase, with protein sequence MTAIRKIPTHVGIIMDGNGRWAKQRGLKRTMGHEKGAKVAEDVIQWASDFGIKYLTLYSFSTENWKRPPEEVKYLFSLMVRYLESRLNKIVRENVRVRFLGRIEELPENVYKVCKKIEEKSKNNTKIQVILAVNYGGRQEIVDSVNKLISSGKKEISIDDISTNLYLPDVPDPELIIRTSGEIRISNFLLWQLAYSELYFTDILWPDFTKNDLEKALIDYSNRDRRFGGISSDEGSGNIGSK encoded by the coding sequence TTGACAGCAATAAGAAAAATCCCCACTCATGTGGGGATTATTATGGATGGTAATGGAAGATGGGCTAAACAACGCGGGTTAAAAAGAACAATGGGGCATGAAAAAGGTGCTAAAGTTGCAGAAGATGTAATACAATGGGCTTCTGATTTTGGCATTAAATATTTAACCTTATACTCATTTTCCACTGAAAATTGGAAAAGACCTCCTGAAGAAGTAAAATATCTTTTTTCTTTAATGGTTAGATATTTAGAATCTCGATTAAATAAAATAGTTAGGGAAAATGTTAGAGTGAGATTTCTCGGAAGAATTGAAGAATTACCTGAAAATGTATATAAAGTCTGTAAAAAAATAGAAGAAAAAAGCAAAAACAATACAAAAATTCAGGTAATTCTTGCAGTTAATTATGGTGGAAGACAGGAAATAGTTGATTCTGTCAACAAATTAATATCTTCAGGAAAAAAAGAAATATCAATAGATGATATTTCAACTAACTTATATTTGCCTGATGTTCCTGATCCTGAATTAATAATAAGAACATCTGGTGAAATAAGAATAAGTAATTTTTTATTATGGCAATTAGCGTATTCAGAACTATATTTTACAGATATTCTCTGGCCGGATTTTACCAAAAATGATTTAGAAAAGGCATTAATAGATTATTCTAATAGGGATAGAAGATTTGGTGGTATTTCATCAGATGAGGGAAGTGGCAATATTGGCAGTAAATAA
- a CDS encoding phosphatidate cytidylyltransferase — protein MREVAILAVNKKNLFIRTLSGFILGPVVVFSVFTFPTTIGLVTTIVLLTAMEYFEMTLDNIDHKIKIFLSLMAAFTSAVYGFTLRTYYAGLIFFDPITIYVMSIVIVALISLFILKDNIKYKNVITSYTYALMAISLFLSYFYHIILNYGFTTGLLALTSVWVYDIGAYFVGLNIGKHKLAPVYSPKKSIEGFIGGIIFTYVYIIIFEYIREIFDLNMIDPLRAIIFAIAIGIVDTVGDLTESALKRTYNLKDSGEILPGHGGMYDRIDGVLYLAPTFYFLMKILRV, from the coding sequence ATGAGGGAAGTGGCAATATTGGCAGTAAATAAGAAAAATTTATTTATCAGAACTCTATCTGGCTTCATACTTGGTCCGGTAGTAGTTTTTTCTGTATTTACTTTTCCAACAACAATTGGTTTAGTAACAACCATAGTATTATTAACAGCTATGGAATATTTTGAAATGACTCTGGATAATATTGATCATAAAATTAAGATCTTTTTATCTTTAATGGCAGCTTTTACAAGTGCGGTATACGGATTTACATTAAGAACATATTATGCAGGATTGATATTTTTTGATCCAATTACAATATACGTAATGTCAATAGTAATAGTTGCATTAATTAGTTTATTTATTTTAAAAGATAATATTAAATATAAAAATGTAATAACCAGCTATACATATGCATTAATGGCAATATCATTATTTTTATCGTATTTTTATCATATTATTTTAAATTACGGTTTTACTACAGGATTATTAGCCCTAACCTCTGTTTGGGTATATGACATAGGAGCATATTTTGTTGGGTTAAATATAGGAAAACATAAATTAGCACCTGTATATTCACCTAAAAAAAGTATAGAAGGATTCATTGGAGGAATAATTTTTACGTACGTATATATAATAATATTTGAATATATTAGAGAAATTTTTGATTTAAATATGATAGACCCGTTAAGAGCGATAATATTTGCAATTGCTATAGGTATAGTTGATACTGTTGGCGATTTGACAGAATCAGCTCTAAAAAGAACATATAATTTAAAAGATTCAGGAGAAATTTTACCTGGACATGGTGGAATGTATGATAGAATAGATGGAGTATTATACCTTGCACCTACGTTTTATTTTTTAATGAAAATATTAAGAGTATAA
- the alaS gene encoding alanine--tRNA ligase, whose amino-acid sequence MTSEEIRKSFLEYFEKNGHKVMKSFPLIPSDPQLLFTVAGMVPFKPIFWGKVEPTYTRIATCQKCIRTNDIENVGRTARHQTFFEMLGNFSFGDYFKEGAIKYAWEFLTKVLKLPEEKLWVSVYKDDEEAYNIWKDIIGVPENKILKMGKEDNWWGPVGPTGPCGPSSEIYFDTGMVELCPNPDNCTPYDDCGRYVEIWNLVFTEYYQDEKGNLEPLPRKNIDTGAGLERVVAAVQGVYQNFETDLFMPIINKIESVFNVKFKENEKTDVSIKVIADHSRAVTFLVSEGILPSNEGRGYVLRRILRRALRHGALLGKKEPFINKIIDAVFEKYGDIYPEIIEKKDFIKKIVETEEKRFLETLDKGTEKLINYMKNTENKIIDGEFAFELYDTYGFPLDITKEIAEENGFGIDEEGFNKQMELQKKRAREAAGEKEYAKMNPAYKFVGDEIKTTDFTGYEKIEDEGEILYIIKEEEIIDSAGEGEEVVVITNKTPFYAEKGGQIGDTGIIKGAGFEFEVKDTKIINNEVIGHFGVVKLGIIKRNEKAKLIINKERRQNIKRNHTATHLLHKALREVLGTHVKQAGSLVTDEKLRFDFSHYEAMKPEEIKAVEKLVNEKILENIKVITEIKSLDEAKSENAMALFEEKYGDKVRVVKISDFSSELCGGTHVSYTGEIGLFKITTETAVSAGVRRIEAITGMKSLEYLNDLEDKINVISEHLEAAQEIVVPRILGLLEKIREQEKEIKRLQEKMTSQSIDAFNVKEFEDTKIYMKVFEKVDNDVLRNVTDIAVNKVGSGIIILFNKNGEKVNFVVKVTKDIVGKYHAGNIARKIAKELGGGGGGRPDFAQAGGKNAVKINEVMNNIQNYIK is encoded by the coding sequence ATGACATCAGAAGAGATTAGAAAATCATTTTTGGAATATTTCGAAAAAAATGGTCATAAAGTAATGAAAAGTTTTCCATTAATTCCTTCAGATCCGCAATTATTGTTTACAGTTGCAGGTATGGTACCATTTAAACCAATATTTTGGGGAAAAGTGGAACCAACTTATACGAGGATAGCTACGTGTCAAAAATGTATTAGAACCAATGATATTGAAAACGTTGGAAGAACCGCAAGACATCAAACATTTTTTGAAATGCTTGGTAATTTTTCTTTTGGAGATTATTTTAAAGAAGGTGCAATTAAATATGCATGGGAATTTTTAACAAAAGTATTAAAACTTCCAGAAGAAAAATTATGGGTTTCTGTTTATAAAGACGATGAAGAAGCTTATAATATCTGGAAAGATATAATAGGTGTACCAGAAAACAAAATATTAAAAATGGGTAAAGAGGATAATTGGTGGGGTCCTGTTGGCCCAACCGGTCCATGTGGTCCATCCTCCGAAATATATTTTGATACAGGAATGGTTGAACTTTGTCCAAATCCTGATAATTGCACTCCATATGATGATTGTGGAAGATATGTTGAAATATGGAATCTTGTATTTACAGAATATTACCAGGATGAAAAGGGAAATCTTGAACCATTACCAAGAAAAAATATTGATACCGGTGCAGGTCTTGAAAGGGTTGTTGCAGCTGTACAAGGGGTATATCAGAATTTTGAAACAGATTTATTTATGCCTATTATTAATAAAATAGAATCTGTATTTAATGTAAAATTTAAAGAAAATGAAAAAACAGACGTTTCAATAAAAGTAATTGCTGATCATTCGAGAGCAGTTACATTCCTTGTATCAGAAGGAATACTACCTTCAAATGAAGGTAGAGGTTATGTATTAAGAAGAATATTAAGAAGGGCTTTAAGACATGGGGCATTACTTGGGAAGAAAGAACCATTTATTAATAAAATAATAGATGCTGTATTTGAAAAGTATGGCGATATATATCCAGAGATTATAGAGAAAAAAGATTTCATAAAGAAAATAGTTGAAACTGAAGAAAAAAGATTCCTTGAAACATTGGATAAAGGAACAGAAAAATTAATAAATTACATGAAAAATACTGAAAATAAAATAATAGATGGTGAGTTTGCATTTGAATTATATGATACATATGGTTTCCCGCTTGATATAACGAAAGAAATAGCCGAAGAAAATGGTTTTGGAATTGATGAAGAAGGATTTAATAAGCAAATGGAGCTTCAGAAAAAACGTGCAAGAGAAGCCGCTGGTGAAAAGGAATATGCGAAAATGAATCCGGCATATAAATTTGTTGGTGATGAAATAAAAACTACAGATTTTACAGGTTATGAAAAAATAGAAGATGAAGGAGAAATATTATATATTATAAAAGAAGAAGAAATAATCGATAGTGCTGGTGAAGGTGAAGAAGTAGTAGTAATTACAAATAAAACACCATTTTATGCTGAAAAAGGCGGACAAATTGGAGATACAGGAATAATAAAAGGGGCTGGATTTGAATTTGAAGTAAAAGATACTAAAATAATAAATAATGAAGTAATAGGACACTTTGGTGTTGTAAAATTAGGGATTATTAAACGCAATGAAAAAGCTAAATTGATAATTAATAAAGAAAGACGACAAAATATAAAAAGAAACCATACAGCTACACATTTATTACATAAAGCATTAAGAGAAGTATTAGGAACACATGTAAAACAGGCTGGTTCGTTGGTAACAGACGAAAAACTTAGATTTGACTTTTCACATTACGAAGCAATGAAACCAGAAGAAATAAAAGCAGTAGAAAAGCTTGTAAATGAAAAAATACTTGAAAATATAAAGGTTATTACAGAAATAAAGAGTCTTGATGAAGCAAAAAGTGAAAATGCAATGGCATTATTTGAAGAAAAATACGGTGATAAAGTAAGAGTTGTAAAGATTTCAGACTTTAGTTCTGAATTGTGTGGAGGAACACATGTTTCTTACACAGGAGAAATAGGATTATTTAAAATAACAACAGAAACAGCAGTTTCTGCAGGTGTAAGAAGAATAGAAGCTATTACCGGAATGAAATCACTTGAATATTTAAATGATCTAGAAGATAAAATAAATGTAATTTCAGAACATCTGGAAGCTGCGCAGGAAATTGTGGTTCCAAGAATATTGGGACTTCTTGAAAAAATCAGGGAACAGGAAAAAGAAATCAAAAGGCTTCAAGAAAAAATGACTTCACAATCTATAGATGCATTTAATGTAAAAGAATTTGAAGATACAAAGATCTACATGAAAGTATTTGAAAAGGTTGACAATGATGTTTTGAGAAATGTTACTGATATTGCTGTAAATAAAGTTGGAAGCGGAATAATAATATTATTCAACAAAAATGGTGAAAAAGTAAATTTTGTTGTTAAAGTAACAAAAGATATAGTTGGAAAATATCATGCAGGAAATATCGCAAGAAAAATAGCGAAAGAACTTGGTGGTGGCGGTGGTGGAAGACCAGACTTTGCACAAGCTGGAGGTAAAAATGCCGTTAAAATTAACGAAGTGATGAATAACATTCAAAATTATATAAAGTAA